A portion of the Pseudomonas protegens CHA0 genome contains these proteins:
- the ureA gene encoding urease subunit gamma, which translates to MDLTPREKDKLLIFTAGLVAERRLARGLKLNYPETMAYISAALLEGARDGQTVAELMHYGTTLLSREQVMEGIPEMIPDIQVEATFPDGTKLVTVHQPIA; encoded by the coding sequence ATGGATCTGACCCCACGCGAAAAAGACAAGCTGCTGATCTTCACCGCCGGCCTGGTGGCCGAGCGGCGACTGGCCCGCGGCCTCAAGCTCAACTACCCGGAAACCATGGCCTATATCTCCGCGGCGCTGCTCGAAGGCGCCCGGGACGGGCAGACCGTGGCCGAACTGATGCACTACGGCACCACCCTGCTCAGCCGCGAGCAGGTGATGGAAGGCATCCCGGAGATGATCCCGGACATCCAGGTGGAAGCCACCTTTCCCGACGGCACCAAGCTGGTCACCGTTCACCAACCCATCGCTTGA
- a CDS encoding urease accessory protein UreD, which translates to MNLPAATALFTPSWHAELELAYARCGATTRPVLRRHLGPLRVQKHLYAEGPEVCQHIIVHPPGGIAGGDRLAISARVDSGAWAQLTSPGAAKWYRATGPASQALNLQVAPGATLEWLPQETIVFSAAQAELTTRIELQGDARLFYWDIIALGRPASGERFEQGHFQAHLDLYRDGRPLWHERQRIGGGDGLLDSPIGLDGQPVFATLLVTGEIDSELLERCRALAHPVRGDLSQLPGLLVARCLASEALQARAWLIELWRLLRPALLGREARPPRIWNT; encoded by the coding sequence ATGAACCTACCTGCCGCCACCGCCCTGTTCACTCCCAGCTGGCACGCCGAACTGGAGCTGGCCTATGCCCGTTGCGGCGCCACCACGCGCCCGGTGCTGCGCCGCCACCTGGGCCCGCTGCGGGTGCAGAAGCACCTGTATGCCGAAGGCCCCGAGGTTTGCCAGCACATCATCGTCCACCCGCCCGGCGGCATTGCCGGCGGTGATCGGCTGGCCATCAGCGCCCGGGTCGACAGCGGTGCCTGGGCCCAGTTGACCAGCCCCGGGGCGGCCAAGTGGTATCGCGCCACCGGCCCGGCCAGCCAGGCCCTGAACCTGCAGGTAGCGCCGGGCGCGACCCTGGAGTGGCTGCCCCAGGAAACCATCGTCTTCAGCGCTGCCCAGGCCGAGCTCACGACCCGCATCGAATTGCAGGGCGATGCCCGGCTGTTCTACTGGGACATCATTGCCCTGGGGCGCCCGGCCAGTGGCGAGCGGTTCGAGCAGGGCCATTTCCAGGCCCACCTGGACCTGTACCGCGACGGCCGGCCGCTGTGGCATGAACGCCAGCGCATCGGCGGTGGCGACGGCCTGCTGGATTCCCCCATCGGCCTGGATGGCCAGCCGGTGTTCGCCACCTTGCTGGTGACCGGTGAAATCGACAGCGAACTGCTGGAACGCTGTCGCGCCCTGGCACACCCGGTACGCGGCGACCTGAGCCAACTGCCGGGCCTGCTGGTGGCCCGCTGCCTGGCCAGCGAAGCTCTGCAGGCCCGGGCCTGGCTGATCGAGCTGTGGCGCCTGCTGCGCCCGGCGCTGCTGGGCCGCGAAGCCAGGCCACCCAGAATCTGGAACACCTGA
- the urtE gene encoding urea ABC transporter ATP-binding subunit UrtE — translation MLQVDKLHQYYGGSHILRGLSFEARIGEVTCLLGRNGVGKTTLLKCLMGLLPAKEGAVNWEGRGITGYKPHQRVHAGIAYVPQGREIFGRLTVEENLLMGLSRFPGSQAKEVPAFIYELFPVLLQMKQRRGGDLSGGQQQQLAIGRALASRPRLLILDEPTEGIQPSVIKEIGAVISKLAARGDMAILLVEQFYDFAAELADQYLVMSRGEIIQQGRGKNMQAEGVRGLVTI, via the coding sequence ATGCTCCAAGTCGACAAGCTGCACCAATACTACGGCGGTAGCCACATCCTGCGCGGCCTGAGCTTCGAAGCCCGGATTGGCGAAGTCACCTGCCTGCTGGGGCGCAACGGCGTGGGCAAGACCACCCTGCTCAAATGCCTGATGGGCCTGCTGCCGGCCAAGGAGGGCGCGGTCAACTGGGAGGGCCGGGGCATCACCGGCTACAAGCCCCATCAGCGCGTCCACGCCGGGATCGCCTACGTGCCCCAGGGCCGGGAAATCTTCGGCCGCCTGACCGTGGAGGAAAACCTGCTGATGGGCCTGTCCCGCTTCCCCGGCTCCCAGGCCAAGGAAGTGCCGGCCTTCATCTACGAACTGTTCCCGGTGCTGTTGCAGATGAAGCAGCGCCGTGGCGGCGATCTCTCCGGCGGCCAGCAGCAACAACTGGCCATCGGCCGGGCCCTGGCCAGCCGCCCGCGCCTGCTGATCCTCGATGAGCCCACCGAAGGCATCCAGCCCTCGGTGATCAAGGAGATCGGCGCGGTGATCAGCAAGCTCGCGGCCCGGGGCGACATGGCGATCCTGCTGGTGGAGCAGTTCTACGACTTTGCCGCCGAACTGGCCGACCAGTACCTGGTGATGTCCCGGGGGGAAATCATCCAGCAGGGCCGCGGCAAAAATATGCAGGCCGAGGGTGTACGCGGCCTGGTTACGATCTAA
- the urtD gene encoding urea ABC transporter ATP-binding protein UrtD — MRVTATADFMLEPILDTNKDAGTSRDAIGLGHAAGKGLNTRHGTILTLEDISVSFDGFKALNDLNLYIGVGELRCIIGPNGAGKTTLMDVITGKTRPSRGKAWFGETLDLTQMSEVQIAQAGIGRKFQKPTVFEALSVFENLELAQKTDKSVWASLGARLSTEQQDRIAQVLETIRLSPSAQRQAGLLSHGQKQFLEIGMLLMQDPQLLLLDEPVAGMTDAETEFTAELFKTLAGKHSLMVVEHDMGFVGSIADHVTVLHQGSVLAEGSLEQVQENERVIEVYLGR, encoded by the coding sequence ATGAGAGTCACAGCAACGGCGGACTTCATGCTCGAACCCATTCTCGACACCAACAAGGACGCCGGCACCAGCCGCGACGCCATCGGCCTTGGCCACGCCGCCGGCAAGGGCCTCAACACCCGCCACGGCACCATCCTGACCCTGGAGGACATCAGCGTCAGCTTCGATGGTTTCAAGGCCCTCAACGACCTCAACCTGTACATCGGTGTCGGCGAGTTGCGCTGCATCATCGGCCCCAACGGCGCCGGCAAGACCACCCTGATGGACGTGATCACCGGCAAGACCCGCCCCTCCCGGGGCAAGGCCTGGTTCGGCGAAACCCTGGACCTGACCCAGATGAGCGAAGTGCAGATCGCCCAGGCCGGGATCGGCCGCAAGTTCCAGAAACCCACGGTGTTCGAGGCCCTGAGCGTGTTCGAGAACCTGGAGCTGGCGCAGAAGACCGACAAGTCGGTGTGGGCCAGCCTCGGGGCCCGCTTGAGCACAGAACAGCAGGACCGCATCGCCCAGGTGCTGGAGACCATTCGCCTGAGCCCTTCGGCTCAACGCCAGGCGGGCCTGCTGTCCCACGGCCAGAAGCAGTTTCTGGAGATCGGCATGCTGCTGATGCAGGACCCGCAACTGCTGTTGCTGGACGAACCGGTGGCGGGCATGACCGACGCCGAGACCGAATTTACCGCCGAGCTGTTCAAGACCCTGGCGGGCAAGCACTCGCTGATGGTGGTGGAACACGACATGGGCTTTGTCGGCTCGATTGCCGACCACGTCACCGTGCTGCACCAAGGCAGCGTGCTGGCCGAAGGCTCCCTGGAACAGGTGCAGGAAAACGAACGGGTGATCGAGGTTTACCTCGGCCGTTAG
- the urtC gene encoding urea ABC transporter permease subunit UrtC, with the protein MNQPLLITATQKAGPRVTITVGALLLLVLLALPLLSLLPADHPLQVSAYTLTLVGKILCYAIVALALDLVWGYAGLLSLGHGLFFALGGYAMGMYLMRQAAGDGLPAFMTFLSWSELPWYWAGTEHFLWALCLVVLAPGLLALVFGFFAFRSRIKGVYFSIMTQALTFAGMLLFFRNETGFGGNNGFTNFRSILGFGITEPGTRAVLFLATVALLVGSLYLGWRLARSKFGRVLTALRDAENRLMFCGYDPRGFKLFVWVLSAVLCGLAGALYVPQVGIINPSEMSPTNSIEAAVWVALGGRGTLIGPLLGAGVVNGMKSWFTVAFPEYWLFFLGALFIVVTLYLPKGVIGLLNKRGEQ; encoded by the coding sequence ATGAATCAACCACTGCTCATTACCGCCACCCAGAAAGCCGGGCCCAGGGTCACGATCACCGTCGGGGCGTTGCTGCTCCTGGTGCTGCTGGCCCTGCCGCTGCTGTCGCTGCTACCGGCGGACCACCCGCTGCAGGTCTCGGCCTACACCCTGACCCTGGTGGGCAAGATCCTCTGCTACGCCATCGTCGCCCTGGCCCTGGACCTGGTCTGGGGCTACGCCGGGCTGCTGTCCCTGGGCCACGGCCTGTTCTTCGCCCTGGGCGGCTACGCCATGGGCATGTACCTGATGCGCCAGGCCGCCGGGGATGGCCTGCCGGCCTTCATGACCTTCCTTTCCTGGAGCGAACTGCCCTGGTACTGGGCCGGCACCGAGCATTTCCTCTGGGCCTTGTGCCTGGTGGTGCTGGCCCCGGGGCTGCTGGCCCTGGTGTTCGGCTTCTTCGCCTTCCGCTCGCGGATCAAGGGCGTGTACTTCTCGATCATGACCCAGGCCCTGACCTTCGCCGGGATGCTGCTGTTCTTTCGCAACGAGACCGGCTTTGGCGGCAACAACGGCTTTACCAACTTCCGCAGCATCCTGGGCTTCGGCATCACCGAACCGGGCACTCGGGCGGTGCTGTTCCTGGCCACGGTGGCGCTGCTGGTGGGCAGCCTGTACCTGGGCTGGCGCCTGGCCCGGAGCAAGTTCGGCCGGGTGCTGACGGCCCTGCGCGACGCCGAAAACCGCCTGATGTTCTGCGGCTACGACCCGCGCGGCTTCAAGCTTTTCGTCTGGGTCCTGAGCGCCGTGCTGTGCGGCCTGGCCGGGGCCCTGTACGTGCCCCAGGTGGGCATCATCAACCCCAGCGAAATGTCCCCCACCAACTCCATCGAGGCCGCCGTGTGGGTCGCCCTGGGCGGGCGCGGCACGCTGATCGGCCCACTGCTGGGGGCCGGTGTGGTCAACGGCATGAAGAGCTGGTTCACCGTGGCCTTTCCCGAATACTGGCTGTTCTTCCTCGGTGCGCTGTTCATCGTCGTGACCCTGTACCTGCCCAAGGGCGTGATCGGCCTGCTGAACAAACGAGGTGAACAATGA
- the urtB gene encoding urea ABC transporter permease subunit UrtB: protein MPTALYRLILAGLLLLPWTAQAGDAEDFVAGNSGEQARLLETWAAQPDPARLELLNALQQGQLNIAGESRTLRLNNRLRGLIDSALASHQLLASDANSRLAAARQLQKSAKPAQLKFLDARLAAEQAPDVHDALSLALANLQLVDSDPAVRLAAVRLLGETGDPLARTRLEGLLEPGVEADAAVRTAAETSLAQVKRKLLVGEVLGQAFSGLSLGSILLLAALGLAITFGLLGVINMAHGEMLMLGAYATYVVQLLFQRYAPQAIEYYPLLALPVAFFVTAGIGMALERMVIRHLYGRPLETLLATWGISLMLIQLVRLLFGAQNVEVANPAWLSGGIQVLPNLVLPYNRIVIIAFALFVVVLTWLLLNKTRLGLNVRAVTQNRNMAACCGVPTGRVDMLAFGLGSGIAGLGGVALSQIGNVGPDLGQSYIIDSFLVVVLGGVGQLAGSVLAAFGLGVANKILEPQIGAVLGKILILALIILFIQKRPQGLFALKGRVID, encoded by the coding sequence ATGCCCACTGCCCTCTACCGTTTGATCCTCGCCGGCCTGCTGTTACTGCCATGGACGGCCCAGGCCGGGGATGCCGAAGACTTCGTCGCCGGCAACTCCGGCGAGCAGGCCCGGCTCCTGGAAACCTGGGCCGCGCAGCCCGACCCGGCGCGCCTGGAACTGCTCAACGCCCTGCAGCAGGGCCAGTTGAACATCGCCGGCGAAAGCAGAACCCTGCGCCTGAACAACCGTCTGCGGGGCCTGATCGACAGCGCCCTGGCCAGCCACCAGTTGCTCGCCAGCGACGCCAACAGCCGTCTGGCCGCCGCCCGCCAACTGCAGAAAAGCGCCAAGCCGGCGCAACTGAAATTCCTCGATGCCCGACTGGCCGCCGAGCAAGCCCCGGACGTGCACGATGCCCTGAGCCTGGCCCTGGCCAACCTGCAACTGGTGGACAGCGACCCGGCGGTGCGCCTGGCCGCCGTGCGCCTGCTGGGGGAAACCGGCGACCCGCTGGCCCGTACCCGCCTCGAAGGCCTGCTCGAACCCGGGGTCGAAGCCGATGCCGCGGTACGCACCGCGGCCGAAACCAGCCTGGCCCAGGTCAAGCGCAAGCTGCTGGTGGGCGAAGTGCTGGGCCAGGCCTTCAGCGGCCTGTCCCTGGGTTCGATCCTGCTGCTGGCGGCCCTGGGGCTGGCCATCACCTTCGGCCTGCTGGGGGTGATCAACATGGCCCACGGCGAGATGCTGATGCTCGGCGCCTACGCCACCTATGTGGTGCAGTTGCTGTTCCAGCGCTACGCCCCGCAAGCCATCGAGTACTACCCACTGCTGGCGCTGCCGGTGGCGTTTTTCGTCACCGCCGGGATCGGCATGGCCCTGGAGCGCATGGTGATCCGCCACCTCTACGGCCGGCCCCTGGAAACCCTGCTGGCCACCTGGGGCATCAGCCTGATGCTGATCCAGCTGGTGCGCCTGCTGTTCGGCGCGCAGAACGTCGAAGTGGCGAACCCGGCCTGGCTGTCCGGCGGCATCCAGGTGCTGCCCAACCTGGTACTGCCCTACAACCGCATCGTGATCATCGCCTTCGCGCTGTTTGTCGTGGTGCTCACCTGGCTGCTGCTGAACAAGACCCGCCTGGGCCTGAACGTGCGCGCGGTGACCCAGAACCGCAACATGGCCGCCTGCTGCGGCGTGCCCACCGGGCGCGTGGACATGCTCGCCTTCGGCCTCGGCTCGGGCATTGCGGGCCTGGGCGGCGTGGCCCTGAGCCAGATCGGCAACGTCGGCCCGGACCTGGGCCAGAGCTACATCATCGACTCGTTCCTGGTGGTGGTCCTCGGCGGGGTCGGGCAACTGGCCGGCAGCGTGCTGGCGGCCTTCGGCCTGGGGGTGGCGAACAAGATCCTCGAACCGCAGATCGGCGCCGTGCTCGGCAAGATCCTGATCCTTGCGCTGATCATTCTGTTTATCCAGAAACGCCCGCAGGGACTCTTCGCACTGAAAGGACGGGTGATCGACTGA
- the urtA gene encoding urea ABC transporter substrate-binding protein has protein sequence MKRRSLLKAFTLTASIAAMGMTWTVQAAETIKVGILHSLSGTMAISETSLKDMALMTIDEINAKGGVNGKLLEPVVVDPASNWPLFAEKGRQLLTQDKVAVVFGCWTSVSRKSVLPVFEELNGLLFYPVQYEGEEMSPNVFYTGAAPNQQAIPAVEYLMSEDGGSAKRFFLLGTDYVYPRTTNKILRSFLHSKGVADKDIEEVYTPFGHSDYQTIVANIKKFSAGGKTAVISTVNGDSNVPFYKELANQGLKATDVPVVAFSVGEEELRGIDTKPLVGNLAAWNYFESVDNPVNQKFVAAWKAYAKAKNLPGADKAVTNDPMEATYVGIHMWAQAVEKAKSTDVDKVREALAGQTFAAPSGYTLTMDKTNHHLHKPVMIGEIQPDGQFNVVWQTDGPIRAQPWSPFIPGNDKKPDYAVKSN, from the coding sequence ATGAAGCGTCGTAGTTTGCTCAAGGCTTTCACTCTCACGGCAAGCATTGCCGCGATGGGCATGACCTGGACCGTCCAGGCCGCCGAAACCATCAAGGTGGGGATCCTGCACTCGCTGTCGGGCACCATGGCGATCTCCGAAACGTCCCTCAAGGACATGGCGCTGATGACCATCGACGAAATCAACGCCAAGGGCGGGGTCAACGGCAAGCTGCTGGAGCCGGTGGTGGTGGACCCGGCCTCGAACTGGCCGCTGTTCGCCGAGAAGGGCCGCCAGTTGCTGACCCAGGACAAGGTGGCGGTGGTATTCGGCTGCTGGACCTCGGTGTCGCGCAAGTCGGTGCTGCCGGTGTTCGAGGAGCTCAACGGCCTGCTGTTCTACCCGGTGCAGTACGAAGGCGAAGAGATGTCGCCCAACGTCTTCTACACCGGCGCCGCGCCGAACCAGCAGGCGATCCCGGCGGTGGAATACCTGATGAGCGAGGACGGCGGCAGCGCCAAGCGCTTCTTCCTCCTGGGCACCGACTACGTCTACCCGCGCACCACCAACAAGATCCTGCGTTCGTTCCTGCACTCCAAGGGCGTGGCCGACAAGGACATCGAAGAGGTCTACACCCCGTTCGGCCACAGCGACTATCAAACCATCGTCGCCAACATCAAGAAGTTCTCCGCCGGTGGCAAGACTGCGGTGATCTCCACGGTCAACGGTGACTCCAACGTGCCCTTCTACAAGGAACTGGCCAACCAGGGCCTGAAAGCCACCGACGTGCCGGTGGTGGCCTTCTCGGTGGGCGAGGAAGAACTGCGCGGCATCGACACCAAGCCCCTGGTGGGCAACCTCGCGGCCTGGAACTACTTCGAGTCGGTGGATAACCCGGTGAACCAGAAGTTCGTCGCCGCCTGGAAGGCCTACGCCAAGGCCAAGAACCTGCCGGGCGCGGACAAGGCGGTGACCAACGACCCGATGGAAGCCACCTACGTCGGCATCCACATGTGGGCCCAGGCGGTGGAGAAAGCCAAGTCCACCGATGTCGACAAGGTTCGCGAGGCCCTGGCCGGGCAGACCTTCGCCGCCCCTTCGGGCTACACCCTGACCATGGACAAGACCAATCACCATCTGCACAAGCCGGTGATGATCGGCGAGATCCAGCCCGACGGTCAGTTCAACGTGGTCTGGCAGACCGACGGCCCGATCCGCGCCCAGCCCTGGAGCCCGTTCATCCCGGGCAACGACAAGAAGCCGGACTACGCGGTCAAGAGCAACTGA
- a CDS encoding FecCD family ABC transporter permease has translation MTSPRYAALLMALGALLLASCVVSLGFGPARVPVEVVGRILLHKALGLGVVDWSPGQEHIVWLIRVPRMLLGALVGAGLALIGAVLQAVTRNPLADPHLLGVTSGATLGAVIVVLHLGQVIGLLTLPLAAFVGALLSMALVLGIAARNGRLDSDRLLLCGVAVSFVMMAAANLLLFMGDHRASSAVMFWMLGGLGLARWELLAIPAASVLLGLVLLLGMARPLNALMAGEQTAVTLGLNARNVRLKVFLIASLMTGVLVSISGSIGFVGLMVPHIARRLVGAEHRRLLPVCVLLGSLFLVWVDVAARTLIAPEDLPIGVATAAIGGVFFIGLMRRR, from the coding sequence ATGACCAGTCCCCGCTATGCCGCACTGTTGATGGCCCTGGGCGCCCTGCTGCTGGCGTCCTGCGTGGTGTCCCTGGGCTTTGGCCCGGCGCGGGTGCCGGTGGAGGTGGTGGGGCGCATTCTGTTGCACAAGGCCCTGGGCCTGGGCGTTGTGGACTGGAGCCCGGGCCAGGAGCACATCGTCTGGCTGATCCGCGTGCCGCGCATGCTCCTGGGGGCCCTGGTGGGTGCCGGGCTGGCACTGATCGGCGCGGTGCTGCAGGCGGTGACCCGCAACCCGCTGGCCGACCCGCACCTGCTGGGGGTGACCTCCGGCGCCACCCTCGGCGCGGTGATCGTGGTGCTGCACCTGGGCCAGGTCATCGGGCTTTTGACCCTGCCCCTGGCGGCCTTTGTCGGCGCCCTGCTGAGCATGGCGCTGGTGCTGGGGATCGCCGCCCGCAACGGCCGCCTCGACAGCGACCGGCTGTTGCTGTGCGGGGTGGCGGTGTCGTTCGTGATGATGGCCGCGGCCAACCTGCTGCTGTTCATGGGCGACCACCGCGCCAGCTCCGCAGTGATGTTCTGGATGCTCGGCGGCCTGGGCCTGGCGCGCTGGGAACTGCTGGCGATCCCCGCCGCCAGCGTGCTGCTGGGGCTGGTGTTGCTGCTGGGCATGGCGCGCCCGCTGAACGCCCTGATGGCCGGCGAGCAGACCGCCGTGACCCTGGGCCTGAACGCGCGCAATGTGCGCCTGAAGGTGTTCCTGATTGCCTCGCTGATGACCGGAGTGCTGGTGTCCATCAGCGGCTCCATCGGTTTTGTCGGGCTGATGGTGCCGCACATTGCCCGGCGCCTGGTGGGCGCCGAACACCGCCGGCTGCTGCCGGTGTGCGTACTGCTGGGTAGCCTGTTCCTGGTCTGGGTGGATGTGGCTGCGCGCACCCTGATCGCCCCCGAGGACCTGCCCATCGGCGTGGCCACCGCGGCCATCGGCGGGGTGTTCTTCATCGGCCTGATGCGCCGCCGCTGA
- a CDS encoding ABC transporter substrate-binding protein, whose product MTLRSLLRSSLLLALSLGAAQAFAEATHYPLTITSCNREVTFKQAPKHALSHDINMTQMMLALGLKPRMVGYSGISGWKAVTPQMSALLDGLPELAAKYPSVETLLNANVDFFFAGWDYGMRVGGDLTPQTLAPLGINVYELTESCAFVMKRPAASLEDTYTDLRNLGRIFDVQDRANALIARMQEQVAQVQKDLPRDKPRVFLYDSGEDRAMTSGRLGMPQALIDAAGGRNILDDVDASWTRVNWETVVERNPQVIVIVDYSEVSAEQKQQFLLNNKALQGVDAIKNQRFIVIPYVQATPGIDNVLAVETLAKGFHGE is encoded by the coding sequence ATGACCTTGCGCTCCCTGCTTCGCTCCAGCCTGCTCCTGGCCCTGTCTCTGGGGGCCGCCCAGGCCTTCGCCGAGGCCACCCATTACCCGCTGACCATCACCAGCTGCAACCGCGAAGTGACCTTCAAGCAAGCGCCGAAACACGCCCTCAGCCATGACATCAACATGACCCAGATGATGCTCGCCCTGGGGCTCAAGCCACGCATGGTGGGCTACAGCGGGATCAGCGGCTGGAAGGCCGTGACCCCGCAGATGAGCGCCCTGCTCGACGGCCTGCCGGAACTGGCGGCCAAGTACCCGTCGGTGGAAACCCTGCTCAATGCCAACGTCGACTTCTTTTTCGCCGGCTGGGACTACGGCATGCGCGTGGGCGGCGACCTCACGCCCCAGACCCTGGCGCCGCTGGGGATCAACGTCTACGAGCTGACCGAGTCCTGCGCCTTCGTGATGAAGCGCCCGGCCGCCAGCCTCGAGGACACCTACACCGACCTGCGTAACCTCGGGCGGATCTTCGACGTGCAGGATCGCGCCAACGCCCTGATCGCCCGGATGCAGGAGCAGGTGGCCCAGGTACAGAAGGACCTGCCCAGGGACAAGCCGCGGGTATTCCTCTATGACAGCGGCGAAGACCGGGCCATGACCTCGGGCCGCCTGGGCATGCCCCAGGCCCTGATCGACGCGGCCGGCGGGCGCAATATCCTCGATGACGTCGACGCCAGCTGGACCCGGGTCAACTGGGAAACCGTGGTCGAGCGCAACCCGCAGGTGATCGTGATCGTCGACTACAGCGAAGTCAGCGCCGAGCAGAAGCAGCAGTTCCTGCTGAACAACAAGGCCCTGCAAGGAGTCGATGCGATCAAGAACCAGCGCTTCATCGTCATCCCCTATGTGCAGGCCACGCCGGGCATCGACAACGTGCTGGCGGTGGAAACCCTGGCCAAGGGTTTCCACGGCGAATGA
- a CDS encoding ABC transporter ATP-binding protein gives MTSLNLTNLAWTPLGQGHCHHQFQLREASLQVAAGEFVGLIGPNGSGKTSLLRCAYRFSKPQQGEVQLEHQNVWKQSPRWCAQRIAVVLQEFPDAFGLTVQEVVAMGRTPHKGLFDGDTQDDRRIAREALESVGLLGFEDHAFATLSGGEKQRVILARALAQQPQLLILDEPTNHLDPRYQLELLQRVKRLGIGTLASIHDLNLAAAFCDRLYVLDHGRIVASGTPGEVLTVELLRNVFGVEALIDAHPLSGYPRITWITQP, from the coding sequence ATGACCTCGCTGAACCTCACCAACCTGGCCTGGACACCCTTGGGCCAGGGCCACTGCCACCACCAGTTCCAACTGCGTGAGGCCAGCCTGCAGGTGGCGGCCGGCGAGTTCGTCGGCCTGATCGGGCCCAACGGCAGCGGCAAGACCAGCCTGTTGCGCTGCGCCTATCGCTTCAGCAAGCCGCAGCAGGGCGAGGTGCAGCTTGAGCATCAGAATGTGTGGAAGCAGTCGCCGCGCTGGTGCGCGCAACGCATCGCCGTGGTCCTCCAGGAGTTTCCCGACGCCTTCGGCCTGACCGTGCAGGAGGTGGTCGCCATGGGCCGCACCCCGCACAAGGGCCTGTTCGACGGCGACACCCAGGACGACCGGCGCATCGCCCGCGAGGCCCTGGAATCGGTGGGCCTGCTGGGCTTCGAGGATCACGCCTTCGCCACCCTGTCCGGCGGTGAGAAACAGCGGGTGATCCTGGCCCGCGCCCTGGCCCAGCAACCCCAGTTGCTGATCCTCGACGAGCCCACCAACCACCTCGACCCGCGCTACCAGCTGGAGTTGCTGCAGCGGGTCAAGCGCCTGGGCATCGGTACCCTGGCGAGCATCCACGACCTGAACCTGGCCGCAGCCTTCTGCGACCGCCTGTATGTCCTCGACCATGGGCGCATCGTCGCCAGCGGCACGCCCGGCGAGGTGCTCACCGTCGAGTTGCTGCGCAACGTCTTCGGCGTCGAGGCGCTGATCGACGCCCATCCCCTGTCCGGCTACCCACGAATCACCTGGATCACCCAACCATGA